The Polyangium mundeleinium genome contains the following window.
GGCTCCTGCCCGAACGCCTGCCCCTGAGCGGCTCTCCGCGCGCCAGCGCGTGATTTTTGTTCGTCACGCGCCGGCGTTTTTCTTCCGACCCCGAAAGACATCGCTTACGATCCCGCCCGGAGGCGGTGATGTATCGGCATGTCTTTGGGTTTCTTGGGCTTTCGATTTTTCTCTTGGCGGCGGCGTGTGCGCCGGAGCTACAGACGGACGGCACGGGCGGGACGGGCGGCGCGGGCGCCGCGGGCGGGATGGGGGGCACGGGAGGCACGGGCGGGCTGGAATGTACGAGCGCAGCGGACTGTGCAGACAACGAGTGCAAGGTCGGCCCCTCGTGCAACGCCGGGGTGTGTGAATGGACGACCGTGAACATGCCCGGCACGCCCGTGGGCGCACAGATCTACGGTGATTGCAAGGTGCGCGAGTGCGACGCGACCGGCAACGTCACGGAGACCGAGATTGACGGCGATTTTTACGATTTCGTCGATCCGTGTTACCAGGACGGTTGCTCGGCGGGGGCAAGCCCGCAGCCCGATCCCGGTAAGCAATGCACGACGAAATGGGGTAAAGTCGGTCTATGCGGCGACGCGTTCAACTGCATCGAATGCGCCGTGGATGCCGATTGTAGCGGGTACAAGTGTACCTCGATCGGCAGGTGTGTTCCTCTGCATTGCTTGAACGGTGTTTTTGACTCCCCCAGCGGCGAGACGGACATCGATTGTGGTGGCCCGTGCACGCCCTGCGCGGCCGGCCTGAAGTGCAACCAGCGGTCCGACTGCGAAGGTGAAGGACTGTGCATAGGTAGCCCCAAAGTCTGCCAGGTGCCAACTTGCAGCGACGCCGTCCAAAACGGCAACGAGACCGACTCGGATTGCGGTGGCAATTGCGCAGAGGACGTGGCAGACCCCAAGAGGTGCTCCGAGGGCCAGGGTTGCCTCTTCCCTAACGACTGCGCAGCCGGCCTCTCCTGCAAATCGGGCACCTGCCAGCCCTGACCCTTTTCCCCCATGCCCGCCCCCCGCCTTCCCGACGTCCCCTCCGATTGCCTGCTCTGCGGCACCTGCTGCTTTTCCGACCTCCCCGAGTACGTCCGCGTCTTCGGCGTCGACCACGACCGCATGGATGACAGCGCCCGCGCGCTCACCGAGTTCATCGGCAATCGCTGCTACATGCGCATCGAGGACGGCCATTGCGCCGCGCTCGTCCCCGATCCGGCGACGCGCCGCTTCGTCTGCTCCATCTATCCCATGCGCCCGGACGCCTGCCGCTCCCTCGAGCGTGGCACCTCCGCGTGCCTCGGCGAGCTCAGCTTGAAGCAAGAGCGCCCCTTGCTCGCACTCGAATCAATCGTCCGGAAAAACCGTTAGGGAGAATCTCCCGCGTCCGTCCCCGCGTCCGCCCCCACAGGCGCGGCGCGACGCTCGATCCGCATCGTCACGTCCAAGAGGACGGTTTGTCCCGCAATGACCCGGATCTCCCGCTTCTCGTCCGGCGCGTTCGGGTGCTTGAACGTCACGTAATGCCGGCCCGAAACGACCGGAATCGGACGCCCGATCGGCGTCACGTCCACGTACCGCCCGTCGACGAGCACCTCGGCCCACGGCCGCGCGAGCACCTTTACGTAACCCCGCTCCGACGCGTCCGCCTCGCTCGCCGGCTCGGCCGTCACGTCCTCCTCGCGGACGAACCCCTCCACCACCACCGCGCCCACCACGACGAGCCCGAACAGCACGGCAAGCCTCTGCGCGAGCGGCCCGAGCGGCAAGGGCGGCGGCCCCTTCTTCGGCTGCCTCCGCCCCTTCTCCTCGCCGATCTCCTCGCCCAGGAACGACAGCGCGAGCGCCCGCGTCACGAGCTTCCGCGACGGATCCCGCGTCGCCTCGTCGAGCGCCTCGGCCAGCGCCTCGGCCAGCGCGTCCCCGTCCTCGAACCGATCCTCCGGCCGCTTCGCCAGGCAGCGCATCACGATCCGCGACAGCCCTCGCGGCAGCACGATCCCGTGCCGATCGAGCGGCTGCGGCTCCTGGCTCCGCACCCGCCGCGCGAGCTCCTCGCGCCCTTCCGCGCCCTCGTCCCACGGCCGCGCCCCGGCGAGCATCTCGTAGAGCACGACCCCCAGGGAAAACACGTCCGATCGCGGGCTCGCCGGCTCCCCCACGATCTGCTCCGGCGCTGCGTACTCCGGCCCGGACAGCCGTTCGCTCCCGTCGAACGGCGACGGCGCGGCGGGCGCCGACAGATCCATCGCCGCCCCGAAATCCACGAGCACGCTCCGCCCGTCCGGCGCGAGCGCGATCCCCTCCGGCCGCACGTCGCGGTGCACGATCCCTCGCGCGTGCGCGTGCCCGAGCCCCGACGCGACGCCGAGCGCGATCGCCATCGCCACCTCGTGCGGCAGCCGCTTCGTCCGCGCGAGCACGGCCGCGAGCCGCGGCCCCGGCACGTCTTCGAGCGCCACCCACGTCGCGCCTGACCCCGGCGACACGTCGAGGCAACGCACCACCGACGCGTGCCCCATCTTCGCCAGGATCCGCGCCTCGCGCCCGAGCGCCGACCCGAGCGGCGACCCTTCTGCGAGCGTCCCCTTCAGCGCCTTGACGATCGCCACGCGCCCGAGCCGCTCGTGCTCGGCGCGGTAGAGCGTGGCGATTGCCCCTTCGGACAGCTTCTCCCGGACCCGGTACGGCCCTATCTGCGCCTGCAAATCGAGCCCCTACACCGGAGAGCGGCCACCCGTCATCCCGCTCGGCGCCTCGATCCCGAGCACCTCGAGCACCACCTTCGCCACGTCCGCGAGGCTCCGATCGTCGGCGAGTTTTCCGCGCGGGTGCGTCGAGACGAACGGCACCACGTTCGTCGTATGACCGCCGCGCGGCTTGCCCTCCGCGTCGAGCATCTCCTCGCAGCCGCCGTGGGTCCCCACCACGAAAAGCGCGCCGCCCTTCTCCTCCGTCGCCGCCGCGATCTGCGCGACCGCCGCGTCCACCGCCTCGACCGCTGCGATCGCCGCTGCGAGATCGCCCCGGTGCGCCGCGTGATCCATCGCCGCGAGGCTCACGATCACCACGTCGTGGCTCCCTTCGCGGATCGCGCGTGTTGCTGCCTCCGCGATGTTCTCCGCTTCGACGACGCGGATCTCCTCGCCGTCCTTGCGTGTCCTGCGACCCCCGTCGAACCCTTGCGCCACGTGCCTCGCGCGGTCCGGCTCCGCGATCCGGAGCTGCGTCAACCCCGCCGCCGCGATCACGTCGCCGAGCGTGCCCTCCGGGGGTTCGTCCGGGAACGCGCTCATCACTTCGAGCGCCGGATCGAGCCCCACGAGGGAGAGCAGGCCGAACTCGTCGAACGCGTACACGGGCTTCTTCCGATCCGTCAGGTACGCCTCGACCTCGGGCGGGATGCCGCGACGAACCAGCATCGCCGCGAGCTGCTCCACGCGGTCCGCGCGGTGCGTCAGGACGAGCCCCGCTTCCTCGCCGAACCACGCCCAGCCCGCGCTCTGCCCCGAGGCGAAGTCGGCCATGAACGACCCGACCATCCCCTCGTACTCGCCGATCCGCGTGGGCTCGACGTTCCCGTCCGTGAGCTTCGCCTGATACGCGGCCTGCAGCGCCTCGTACGGCGTCTCCTTCGTCTTTGCCTCGCCGCGCACGATCGCCGCGTAGGCCTTCTCCACGCGGTCCCAGCGGCCGCTCCGATCCATCGCGTACGACTGCCCCGCGATCGTCCCGATCACGCCTTTGTCTTCGAGCTCGAAGGCGAGCGGCTCGAGCAGCTTCCACGCGCTCCGCGGCGCCGAGGCCCTCTCTTCCAGGAACGCGTG
Protein-coding sequences here:
- a CDS encoding YkgJ family cysteine cluster protein, with translation MPAPRLPDVPSDCLLCGTCCFSDLPEYVRVFGVDHDRMDDSARALTEFIGNRCYMRIEDGHCAALVPDPATRRFVCSIYPMRPDACRSLERGTSACLGELSLKQERPLLALESIVRKNR
- a CDS encoding serine/threonine-protein kinase, which codes for MQAQIGPYRVREKLSEGAIATLYRAEHERLGRVAIVKALKGTLAEGSPLGSALGREARILAKMGHASVVRCLDVSPGSGATWVALEDVPGPRLAAVLARTKRLPHEVAMAIALGVASGLGHAHARGIVHRDVRPEGIALAPDGRSVLVDFGAAMDLSAPAAPSPFDGSERLSGPEYAAPEQIVGEPASPRSDVFSLGVVLYEMLAGARPWDEGAEGREELARRVRSQEPQPLDRHGIVLPRGLSRIVMRCLAKRPEDRFEDGDALAEALAEALDEATRDPSRKLVTRALALSFLGEEIGEEKGRRQPKKGPPPLPLGPLAQRLAVLFGLVVVGAVVVEGFVREEDVTAEPASEADASERGYVKVLARPWAEVLVDGRYVDVTPIGRPIPVVSGRHYVTFKHPNAPDEKREIRVIAGQTVLLDVTMRIERRAAPVGADAGTDAGDSP
- a CDS encoding 2,3-bisphosphoglycerate-independent phosphoglycerate mutase gives rise to the protein MVVARQKPVVLCLLDGLGERDAREGNAVRLAKAEALARLGEQFGKTRLQASGEAVGLGAGKVGTGALGYEAIGTGRTPRPARTRIDEAIAAKKLWSNKVIERAMWIANDRNCRMHLFTPISADGAHGTLEHLRLMVRVCEAHDVKVVVHAFLEERASAPRSAWKLLEPLAFELEDKGVIGTIAGQSYAMDRSGRWDRVEKAYAAIVRGEAKTKETPYEALQAAYQAKLTDGNVEPTRIGEYEGMVGSFMADFASGQSAGWAWFGEEAGLVLTHRADRVEQLAAMLVRRGIPPEVEAYLTDRKKPVYAFDEFGLLSLVGLDPALEVMSAFPDEPPEGTLGDVIAAAGLTQLRIAEPDRARHVAQGFDGGRRTRKDGEEIRVVEAENIAEAATRAIREGSHDVVIVSLAAMDHAAHRGDLAAAIAAVEAVDAAVAQIAAATEEKGGALFVVGTHGGCEEMLDAEGKPRGGHTTNVVPFVSTHPRGKLADDRSLADVAKVVLEVLGIEAPSGMTGGRSPV